One Candidatus Niyogibacteria bacterium genomic region harbors:
- a CDS encoding ParB/RepB/Spo0J family partition protein, with the protein MSEISSEASNKTQSIFWIETDKISPNPLQPRREFDEAKLNDLAESIKQYGILQPLVVVRQERETGAGIAVDYELIAGERRLRAAKIAGLAHVPAMIRSEPADKVKLEIALIENVQREDLNPMERAVAFKQLMDNFNMRQRDVGLKIGKSREFVANTLRMLSLPEYVQKALADGRISEGHARPLMMLSERPEEQEALFNDIYFKRLSVRDAEKASRRIAVERTRKRDDIPDAETRSLEEKLREALGTRVYIERKGIGGKISIEFFSEDELRTLINQVALHRTQEGADYGSVRPEEKLAEKIPLNEPVSGQPFEDESLDSLPSPESEINIMTAQARPEDLKDFTV; encoded by the coding sequence ATGTCTGAAATTTCATCCGAAGCCTCAAATAAAACCCAAAGCATTTTTTGGATTGAAACCGATAAAATAAGTCCGAATCCGCTTCAGCCGCGGCGCGAATTTGATGAGGCAAAGCTCAACGATCTTGCCGAATCAATCAAACAATACGGCATTTTGCAGCCGTTGGTGGTGGTGCGTCAAGAGCGTGAGACCGGCGCGGGCATCGCGGTTGACTACGAGCTGATTGCCGGTGAACGTCGTTTGAGAGCGGCAAAGATAGCCGGATTGGCTCATGTTCCGGCAATGATACGAAGTGAGCCGGCCGACAAAGTGAAACTGGAGATTGCTTTGATTGAAAATGTCCAGCGTGAAGATTTGAATCCGATGGAACGGGCCGTCGCTTTCAAACAACTGATGGATAATTTCAATATGCGTCAGCGCGACGTCGGTTTGAAAATCGGGAAAAGCCGCGAATTCGTGGCCAATACTTTAAGAATGCTGTCTCTTCCGGAATATGTGCAAAAAGCGCTTGCTGACGGGCGAATAAGCGAGGGACATGCCAGGCCTCTTATGATGCTGTCCGAGCGGCCCGAAGAACAGGAAGCTTTGTTTAATGATATTTACTTCAAACGGCTTTCGGTCCGCGATGCCGAAAAAGCGTCGCGCCGAATCGCGGTTGAGCGTACGCGCAAGCGCGACGACATACCGGATGCCGAAACCCGTTCGCTTGAAGAAAAGCTGCGCGAAGCTCTGGGCACCAGAGTATATATAGAAAGGAAAGGCATCGGCGGAAAGATTTCCATTGAATTTTTTTCGGAAGACGAACTACGCACTCTGATAAATCAAGTTGCTTTGCATAGAACTCAAGAGGGCGCTGATTATGGAAGTGTTCGGCCTGAAGAAAAACTTGCTGAAAAAATACCGCTAAATGAGCCGGTTTCGGGTCAACCTTTTGAAGACGAATCTTTGGATTCTTTGCCTTCGCCGGAGTCCGAAATAAACATAATGACCGCTCAAGCCCGCCCCGAAGACCTGAAGGATTTTACGGTTTGA